The sequence CTCGGCCTCCAGCCGGCACCCGCTTCCAACCAGGTCATCCAGCGCGACCGTTACGCCCGCCTGGCAACCTCCCTCGCCCTGGTGGCGAGCAGCATCGAAAAGTTTGCCGTCCAGGTTCGCCACTGGCAGCGCACGGAAGTGTACGAAGTGGAAGAGTTCTTCGCCAAGGGGCAGAAAGGCTCTTCAGCCATGCCGCACAAGCGCAACCCTATTCTGACTGAGAACATCACCGGTCTGGCACGCATGATCCGCGCCTACTCCATCCCGGCGATGGAGAACGTCTCACTCTGGCATGAGCGCGACATCTCCCACAGCTCGACCGAGCGCTTCTGGCTGCCGGACTCTTTCATCACCTCCGACTTCATGCTGCACCGTATGAATAACGTCATCGCTAACATGGTCGTCTATCCAGAAAACATGATGAGAAACCTGAACCTTACGGGCGGCCTCGTCTTCTCCCAGCGCGTCCTGCTCGAACTCCCCAAACAGGGTGTGAGCCGCGAAGATGCCTACCGCATCGTCCAGCGCAACGCGATGAAAGTATGGGAAGGTCTGCAGCAGGGCAAACCGGCACTTAATGAACAGGGCGAGAGCCTCTATCTTCAGTACCTGCTCGGCGACGAAGAGCTCAGAGCAAGTCTGAGTGAAGAGCAGATCCGTGAATGTT is a genomic window of Sulfurimonas sp. HSL1-2 containing:
- the purB gene encoding adenylosuccinate lyase; translation: MVERYAREEMASKWTMQAKYQAWLDVEKAVVKAWNKLGLIPDEDAKKIVENAGFSVERIDEIEKVTRHDLIAFTTSVSETLGDESRWFHYGMTSSDTIDTAVALQMKDSLALIIDDVKMLMESIKKRAEEHKMTLMVGRSHGIHGEPITFGLVLAVWYDEMHRHLKNLEQTMEVISVGQVSGAMGNFAHAPLELEEYTCEELGLQPAPASNQVIQRDRYARLATSLALVASSIEKFAVQVRHWQRTEVYEVEEFFAKGQKGSSAMPHKRNPILTENITGLARMIRAYSIPAMENVSLWHERDISHSSTERFWLPDSFITSDFMLHRMNNVIANMVVYPENMMRNLNLTGGLVFSQRVLLELPKQGVSREDAYRIVQRNAMKVWEGLQQGKPALNEQGESLYLQYLLGDEELRASLSEEQIRECFNYDYYTKNVDKIFARVFSK